A portion of the Ptiloglossa arizonensis isolate GNS036 chromosome 11, iyPtiAriz1_principal, whole genome shotgun sequence genome contains these proteins:
- the LOC143152876 gene encoding serine/threonine-protein phosphatase 5-like — MSNTQEAEVQSLKERGNACVKQQKFEEAMFHYTHAIKLDPQNYSLYSNRSFTFLKLHQYHFAMEDALMTIQIKPDWTKGYFRKGEIESQTFRFSEALQSYNKALSLQPNEPTILDAINRVSRLLIKDKRADQQIPWLGAGVGIILGVIVVIADYVFTNKPTLTHPLLMALLTMSIAMLGFGIAKGFRYFVKCQRKSLLDPPVDLFGENKEEHDDVDTEMNNEKEKHPKYSKAQARQRFKKGKS, encoded by the exons ATGTCGAACACGCAAGAAGCAGAG GTTCAAAGCCTCAAAGAGCGAGGAAATGCATGTGTAAAACAACAAAAGTTTGAAGAGGCTATGTTTCATTATACACATGCGATTAAACTTGACCCACAAAACTATTCTTTGTATAGTAATCGTTCGTTCACGTTTTTAAAATTGCATCAATATCATTTTGCAATGGAGGATGCTCTAATGACAATTCAAATAAAACCTGACTGGACCAAG GGCTATTTTAGGAAGGGTGAGATCGAATCGCAAACATTTCGTTTTAGCGAGGCACTTCAATCTTATAATAAAGCATTGTCTCTTCAACCAAACGAACCAACAATTTTAGATGCAATCAATAGAGTATCTAGATTATTGATTAAAGACAAACGAG CCGATCAACAGATACCTTGGCTCGGAGCTGGTGTTGGTATCATACTCGGAGTAATAGTTGTAATTGCTGATTATGTTTTTACAAATAAACCTACATTAACG CACCCCCTTTTGATGGCCTTGTTAACAATGTCTATAGCAATGCTAGGTTTTGGCATTGCTAAAGGATTTCGTTATTTTGTAAAGTGTCAAAGAAAATCGCTTCTGGACCCACCAGTGGATCTATTTggagaaaataaagaagaacaCGATGATGTTGATactgaaatgaacaatgaaaaagagaaacatCCCAAATACAGTAAAGCGCAAGCACGGCAGAGATTCAAAAAAGGGAAATCATAG
- the LOC143152725 gene encoding integrator complex subunit 3-like isoform X1, with amino-acid sequence MEQTKTPASRLLSTSCIENKDDLEEKFERCYTVLQNLTAGLSEKEAHDTLNNAVCKEKTHEEVSLGLLVVILTDPQSAAKSYRDLTLITRDGLAIVLGHLNQLVLERYLRLNDVTRSQLLWLLREMIRTSVASVDNLCLSLLRHAAGGDISPRNLFLVDALLDIFQENRSWLDKFPFLVASIVYTYLRLIEDHNAPHLSGLRQKEVTFTVSLIRERMVDCLVIGRDLVRLLQNVARITEFEALWKDILLNPKSLCPNFNGVLQLLQTRTSRRFLQSRLTPDMERKLVFLTSQVRFGNHKRYQDWFQRQYLATPESQSLRCDLIRFIVGVIHPTNELLCSDIIPRWAVIGWLFTTCTSTVAASNAKLALFYDWLFFEPEKDNIMNIEPAILVMHNSMRSHPPVTATLLDFLCRIIPNFYPPLIEKVRNGIFSSLRQILEKRVLPSLYPLFDSPKLDRELRTKIRETFKEFCLPPNADPAGNKVPIYSGKMEELNKDLTPGALLESTGNTPIENNHVIQDPEPAFSDEEEEMPLRIVTKVEEEDEDDVPLANVKLKTEQKNANCVVKKEDITTQLNLIIEPEELRTAVESLHSETDNEVRCQTMERIVQMVVEDEIDAETIPALASCISTILSSQITAQIFPTDNLNEEALTDSISTPLFVMFRNQFQLCKEEDNRRKLLARVLAELQTVQSRIGYLLLYFLKVWGKEEEKREGEPSNVLNDVKASVYKDFCAHREKKLDACLVSDLKLCHEDNIFMLCYLVPDVYMGFQNAALGNVQLLHLVVSTVDACQLQELVCQIMQGHLKMLKKESFTSLLTASLSWETFEQYCFWQLIFAHDFPIDYVLPVLPKLQFRDHAEALTSILFMLKQEKPTLELLRQLLARQNVDGDMFVVAALRYWCRDYEEKLGELLANLLSTRYPATSPNKRKRSGGKHNQQPGPPSGEQVLGHLDQLRQHCTSSAELQLYHSEGMQRALQQAQAASSDSLRKSYGDLFALAEVNEENEPPPPPPTSSARKHAAASGGGGGGAKGGHRKTGANTRERSSSKRPLPRYHLDSTSSSEEEEIVNIKQAKKRKKINAVGSDSD; translated from the exons ATGGAACAAACGAAAACTCCCGCGTCCCGGCTACTCAGCACGAGTTGCATAGAGAATAAGGACGACTTGGAAGAG aaatttGAAAGATGTTATACAGTGCTTCAAAACCTGACTGCAGGACTGTCAGAGAAGGAAGCCCACGATACGCTAAACAATGCTGTGTGCaaggaaaaaacacacgaaGAAGTATCATTGGGATTGTTAGTAGTTATTCTGACGGATCCTCAAAGTGCTGCAAAAAGTTATAGGGACTTGACGTTAATTACACGAGATGGTCTTGCAATTGTGTTAGGACATCTTAATCAATTAGTACTCGAAAGATATCTGCGATTGAACGATGTAACCAGAAGTCAATTATTATGGCTACTGAGAGAAATGATAAGAACCAGTGTAGCTAGTGTGGATAACCTTTGTTTAAGTTTGTTAAGGCATGCGGCTGGTGGAGATATTTCGCCAAGAAATTTGTTTTTAGTCGATGCACTTTTAGACATATTTCAAGAAAATCGATCTTGGCTGGATAAATTTCCTTTTTTAGTAGCATCTATTGTTTACACCTATTTGCGGTTAATAGAAGACCATAATGCACCTCACTTATCTGGCTTGCGTCAAAAAGAAGTTACCTTTACCGTATCTCTTATAAGGGAACGTATGGTTGATTGTTTAGTTATTGGAAg GGACTTGGTACGTTTATTACAAAATGTAGCAAGAATAACAGAATTTGAAGCACTCTGGAAGGATATACTTCTCAATCCAAAATCTCTTTGTCCGAATTTCAATGGAGTCCTTCAACTTCTACAAACTCGAACTTCTAGAAGGTTTCTACAATCCAGGCTTACACCAGATATGGAAAGGAAGCTAGTATTCTTAACAAGTCAAGTGCGTTTTGGTAACCATAAACGGTACCAAGATTGGTTCCAAAGACAGTACCTGGCCACACCTGAATCACAGTCATTAAGATGTGACCTTATACGATTTATTGTTGGTGTTATTCATCCAACAAATGAGTTGTTGTGTTCAGATATTATACCACGTTGGGCAGTAATAGGGTGGTTATTTACTACTTGTACATCAACTGTGGCTGCGAGTAATGCTAAGTTGGCTTTATTTTATGATTGGTTGTTTTTTGAACCAGAGAAAGATAATATTATGAATATTGAACCTGCAATTCTTGTCATGCACAATTCCATGAGGTCTCATCCACCAGTCACTGCCACGTTATTAGATTTTTTATGCAGG ATAATACCAAATTTCTATCCACCTTTGATAGAAAAAGTGAGGAATGGAATCTTTTCATCGTTACGACAAATCTTGGAAAAACGGGTTTTGCCAAGTCTTTATCCACTATTTGACAGTCCCAAGTTAGATCGTGAATTAAGAACTAAAATAAGAGAGACGTTTAAAGAATTCTGCTTGCCGCCAAATGCAGATCCTG CAGGAAATAAGGTTCCGATATATTCAGGTAAAATGGAGGAACTTAATAAGGACCTTACCCCAGGAGCTCTATTGGAAAGTACTGGAAACACGCCGATTGAAAATAATCATGTAATTCAAGACCCTGAACCAGCTTTCAGTGACGAAGAGGAAGAAATGCCATTAAG GATAGTGACTAAAGTTGAGGAAGAAGATGAAGATGACGTTCCATTAGCAAATGTGAAATTGAAAACCGAACAAAAAAATGCAAATTGTGTTGTGAAGAAAGAAGATATTACAACTCAGTTAAACTTAATTATAGAACCAGAAGAATTAAGGACTGCTGTAGAAAGCTTGCACAGTGAAACGGACAATGAAGTGAGGTGTCAAACAATGGAAAGGATAGTACAAATGGTTGTAGAAGATGAAATAGATGCAGAAACGATACCAGCATTGGCTTCTTGCATATCAACAATTTTATCATCACAAATTACAGCTCAAATATTTCCTACAGATAATTTGAATGAAGAAGCCTTGACTGATAGTATAAGCACACCGTTATTTGTTAtgtttcgaaatcaatttcagTTGTGTAAAGAAGAAGATAATAGGCGGAAATTATTAGCTCGAGTACTTGCGGAGTTGCAAACTGTACAATCAAGGATAGGTTACCTACTGCTTTACTTCTTAAAAGTGTGGggcaaagaagaagaaaagcggGAAGGCGAACCAAG CAATGTATTAAACGACGTTAAAGCGTCGGTTTATAAAGATTTTTGTGCGCATCGAGAAAAGAAGTTAGATGCGTGCTTAGTGTCAGATTTAAAA CTCTGCCATGAAGACAACATATTCATGTTGTGTTATCTTGTGCCTGATGTATACATGGGTTTCCAAAACGCGGCTCTTGGAAACGTTCAGCTATTGCATTTGGTTGTATCGACTGTTGACGCCTGTCAATTACAGGAATTGGTCTGTCAAATAATGCAAGGgcatttaaaaatgttaaaaaaggaATCGTTCACGTCATTGTTGACAGCCAGTTTAAGTTGGGAAACCTTCGAGCAATATTGTTTTTGGCAACTTATTTTTGCCCACGATTTTCCAATCGATTATGTACTGCCTGTTCTACCTAAATTACAATTTCGTGATCACGCGGAAGCACTCACATCGATATTGTTCATGCTTAAACAAGAAAA GCCAACGTTAGAACTATTGCGACAATTGCTTGCACGACAAAATGTGGATGGAGATATGTTCGTTGTAGCAGCACTGCGCTATTGGTGTCGCGATTACGAAGAAAAACTTGGAGAGTTGCTCGCGAATCTTTTGAGCACTCGCTACCCCGCTACCAGTCCAAACAAACGGAAACGATCTGGTGGCAAGCACAATCAACAACCTGGTCCACCTTCCGGCGAACAAGTTCTCGGTCATCTGGATCAATTACGGCAACACTGTACGTCCTCGGCCGAATTGCAACTTTATCATTCCGAGGGAATGCAAAGAGCTTTGCAACAGGCACAAGCAGCTAGTAGCGACTCCTTGAGGAAAAGTTACGGAGACTTGTTTGCCCTCGCAGAAGTTAACGAAGAAAATgaacctcctccacctccaccaaCAAGCTCAGCACGGAAACATGCGGCGGCGTCAGGTGGGGGCGGTGGTGGTGCTAAAGGAGGTCATAGAAAAACTGGTGCTAATACGAGGGAAAGGTCTAGTTCCAAAAGGCCGCTTCCTCGGTATCATCTTGACAGTACATCTAGCAGTGAG GAAGAGGAAATTGTGAACATAAAACAagcaaaaaagagaaaaaagattaATGCAGTGGGCTCTGACAGCGACTGA
- the LOC143152725 gene encoding integrator complex subunit 3-like isoform X2 produces MEQTKTPASRLLSTSCIENKDDLEEKFERCYTVLQNLTAGLSEKEAHDTLNNAVCKEKTHEEVSLGLLVVILTDPQSAAKSYRDLTLITRDGLAIVLGHLNQLVLERYLRLNDVTRSQLLWLLREMIRTSVASVDNLCLSLLRHAAGGDISPRNLFLVDALLDIFQENRSWLDKFPFLVASIVYTYLRLIEDHNAPHLSGLRQKEVTFTVSLIRERMVDCLVIGRDLVRLLQNVARITEFEALWKDILLNPKSLCPNFNGVLQLLQTRTSRRFLQSRLTPDMERKLVFLTSQVRFGNHKRYQDWFQRQYLATPESQSLRCDLIRFIVGVIHPTNELLCSDIIPRWAVIGWLFTTCTSTVAASNAKLALFYDWLFFEPEKDNIMNIEPAILVMHNSMRSHPPVTATLLDFLCRIIPNFYPPLIEKVRNGIFSSLRQILEKRVLPSLYPLFDSPKLDRELRTKIRETFKEFCLPPNADPGKMEELNKDLTPGALLESTGNTPIENNHVIQDPEPAFSDEEEEMPLRIVTKVEEEDEDDVPLANVKLKTEQKNANCVVKKEDITTQLNLIIEPEELRTAVESLHSETDNEVRCQTMERIVQMVVEDEIDAETIPALASCISTILSSQITAQIFPTDNLNEEALTDSISTPLFVMFRNQFQLCKEEDNRRKLLARVLAELQTVQSRIGYLLLYFLKVWGKEEEKREGEPSNVLNDVKASVYKDFCAHREKKLDACLVSDLKLCHEDNIFMLCYLVPDVYMGFQNAALGNVQLLHLVVSTVDACQLQELVCQIMQGHLKMLKKESFTSLLTASLSWETFEQYCFWQLIFAHDFPIDYVLPVLPKLQFRDHAEALTSILFMLKQEKPTLELLRQLLARQNVDGDMFVVAALRYWCRDYEEKLGELLANLLSTRYPATSPNKRKRSGGKHNQQPGPPSGEQVLGHLDQLRQHCTSSAELQLYHSEGMQRALQQAQAASSDSLRKSYGDLFALAEVNEENEPPPPPPTSSARKHAAASGGGGGGAKGGHRKTGANTRERSSSKRPLPRYHLDSTSSSEEEEIVNIKQAKKRKKINAVGSDSD; encoded by the exons ATGGAACAAACGAAAACTCCCGCGTCCCGGCTACTCAGCACGAGTTGCATAGAGAATAAGGACGACTTGGAAGAG aaatttGAAAGATGTTATACAGTGCTTCAAAACCTGACTGCAGGACTGTCAGAGAAGGAAGCCCACGATACGCTAAACAATGCTGTGTGCaaggaaaaaacacacgaaGAAGTATCATTGGGATTGTTAGTAGTTATTCTGACGGATCCTCAAAGTGCTGCAAAAAGTTATAGGGACTTGACGTTAATTACACGAGATGGTCTTGCAATTGTGTTAGGACATCTTAATCAATTAGTACTCGAAAGATATCTGCGATTGAACGATGTAACCAGAAGTCAATTATTATGGCTACTGAGAGAAATGATAAGAACCAGTGTAGCTAGTGTGGATAACCTTTGTTTAAGTTTGTTAAGGCATGCGGCTGGTGGAGATATTTCGCCAAGAAATTTGTTTTTAGTCGATGCACTTTTAGACATATTTCAAGAAAATCGATCTTGGCTGGATAAATTTCCTTTTTTAGTAGCATCTATTGTTTACACCTATTTGCGGTTAATAGAAGACCATAATGCACCTCACTTATCTGGCTTGCGTCAAAAAGAAGTTACCTTTACCGTATCTCTTATAAGGGAACGTATGGTTGATTGTTTAGTTATTGGAAg GGACTTGGTACGTTTATTACAAAATGTAGCAAGAATAACAGAATTTGAAGCACTCTGGAAGGATATACTTCTCAATCCAAAATCTCTTTGTCCGAATTTCAATGGAGTCCTTCAACTTCTACAAACTCGAACTTCTAGAAGGTTTCTACAATCCAGGCTTACACCAGATATGGAAAGGAAGCTAGTATTCTTAACAAGTCAAGTGCGTTTTGGTAACCATAAACGGTACCAAGATTGGTTCCAAAGACAGTACCTGGCCACACCTGAATCACAGTCATTAAGATGTGACCTTATACGATTTATTGTTGGTGTTATTCATCCAACAAATGAGTTGTTGTGTTCAGATATTATACCACGTTGGGCAGTAATAGGGTGGTTATTTACTACTTGTACATCAACTGTGGCTGCGAGTAATGCTAAGTTGGCTTTATTTTATGATTGGTTGTTTTTTGAACCAGAGAAAGATAATATTATGAATATTGAACCTGCAATTCTTGTCATGCACAATTCCATGAGGTCTCATCCACCAGTCACTGCCACGTTATTAGATTTTTTATGCAGG ATAATACCAAATTTCTATCCACCTTTGATAGAAAAAGTGAGGAATGGAATCTTTTCATCGTTACGACAAATCTTGGAAAAACGGGTTTTGCCAAGTCTTTATCCACTATTTGACAGTCCCAAGTTAGATCGTGAATTAAGAACTAAAATAAGAGAGACGTTTAAAGAATTCTGCTTGCCGCCAAATGCAGATCCTG GTAAAATGGAGGAACTTAATAAGGACCTTACCCCAGGAGCTCTATTGGAAAGTACTGGAAACACGCCGATTGAAAATAATCATGTAATTCAAGACCCTGAACCAGCTTTCAGTGACGAAGAGGAAGAAATGCCATTAAG GATAGTGACTAAAGTTGAGGAAGAAGATGAAGATGACGTTCCATTAGCAAATGTGAAATTGAAAACCGAACAAAAAAATGCAAATTGTGTTGTGAAGAAAGAAGATATTACAACTCAGTTAAACTTAATTATAGAACCAGAAGAATTAAGGACTGCTGTAGAAAGCTTGCACAGTGAAACGGACAATGAAGTGAGGTGTCAAACAATGGAAAGGATAGTACAAATGGTTGTAGAAGATGAAATAGATGCAGAAACGATACCAGCATTGGCTTCTTGCATATCAACAATTTTATCATCACAAATTACAGCTCAAATATTTCCTACAGATAATTTGAATGAAGAAGCCTTGACTGATAGTATAAGCACACCGTTATTTGTTAtgtttcgaaatcaatttcagTTGTGTAAAGAAGAAGATAATAGGCGGAAATTATTAGCTCGAGTACTTGCGGAGTTGCAAACTGTACAATCAAGGATAGGTTACCTACTGCTTTACTTCTTAAAAGTGTGGggcaaagaagaagaaaagcggGAAGGCGAACCAAG CAATGTATTAAACGACGTTAAAGCGTCGGTTTATAAAGATTTTTGTGCGCATCGAGAAAAGAAGTTAGATGCGTGCTTAGTGTCAGATTTAAAA CTCTGCCATGAAGACAACATATTCATGTTGTGTTATCTTGTGCCTGATGTATACATGGGTTTCCAAAACGCGGCTCTTGGAAACGTTCAGCTATTGCATTTGGTTGTATCGACTGTTGACGCCTGTCAATTACAGGAATTGGTCTGTCAAATAATGCAAGGgcatttaaaaatgttaaaaaaggaATCGTTCACGTCATTGTTGACAGCCAGTTTAAGTTGGGAAACCTTCGAGCAATATTGTTTTTGGCAACTTATTTTTGCCCACGATTTTCCAATCGATTATGTACTGCCTGTTCTACCTAAATTACAATTTCGTGATCACGCGGAAGCACTCACATCGATATTGTTCATGCTTAAACAAGAAAA GCCAACGTTAGAACTATTGCGACAATTGCTTGCACGACAAAATGTGGATGGAGATATGTTCGTTGTAGCAGCACTGCGCTATTGGTGTCGCGATTACGAAGAAAAACTTGGAGAGTTGCTCGCGAATCTTTTGAGCACTCGCTACCCCGCTACCAGTCCAAACAAACGGAAACGATCTGGTGGCAAGCACAATCAACAACCTGGTCCACCTTCCGGCGAACAAGTTCTCGGTCATCTGGATCAATTACGGCAACACTGTACGTCCTCGGCCGAATTGCAACTTTATCATTCCGAGGGAATGCAAAGAGCTTTGCAACAGGCACAAGCAGCTAGTAGCGACTCCTTGAGGAAAAGTTACGGAGACTTGTTTGCCCTCGCAGAAGTTAACGAAGAAAATgaacctcctccacctccaccaaCAAGCTCAGCACGGAAACATGCGGCGGCGTCAGGTGGGGGCGGTGGTGGTGCTAAAGGAGGTCATAGAAAAACTGGTGCTAATACGAGGGAAAGGTCTAGTTCCAAAAGGCCGCTTCCTCGGTATCATCTTGACAGTACATCTAGCAGTGAG GAAGAGGAAATTGTGAACATAAAACAagcaaaaaagagaaaaaagattaATGCAGTGGGCTCTGACAGCGACTGA